From Staphylococcus delphini, one genomic window encodes:
- the menH gene encoding 2-succinyl-6-hydroxy-2,4-cyclohexadiene-1-carboxylate synthase, whose translation MLHYNWYRAQSETNKMIILLHGFISDQRTFSSHIEPLTQAAHVLCVDLPGHGQDQSSEEVVWDFDWICTQLNAVLAQFGAYTLYLHGYSMGARVALAYALQYQDALAGVVLESGSPGIEDDDARLERQQVDAARARVLEIAGIEVFVNDWEKLPLFQTQRFLKETTRQHIRELRLAQQPKRLAKALRDYGTGHMPNLWPQLISLKLPVQLIVGEWDEKFVHIAERMSDVLSEAQLTVVPQVGHTVNVEDGVKFDTILLEFIKG comes from the coding sequence ATGTTACATTATAACTGGTATAGAGCACAGTCAGAAACGAACAAAATGATCATCCTCTTGCACGGCTTTATCAGTGATCAACGCACATTTTCATCTCATATTGAGCCATTGACCCAAGCGGCGCACGTCTTATGTGTGGATTTACCTGGTCACGGTCAAGATCAATCATCAGAAGAAGTTGTGTGGGATTTTGACTGGATATGTACGCAATTAAATGCTGTGTTGGCACAGTTCGGAGCCTATACGCTATACCTTCATGGCTATTCAATGGGGGCGCGTGTTGCATTAGCTTATGCATTGCAATATCAAGATGCGTTGGCAGGTGTCGTGTTAGAAAGCGGCTCACCTGGAATTGAAGATGATGATGCACGTCTTGAACGTCAACAAGTGGATGCAGCTCGGGCGCGTGTTCTTGAAATTGCGGGCATTGAAGTGTTTGTGAATGATTGGGAAAAATTGCCATTGTTCCAAACACAGCGGTTTTTAAAGGAGACAACACGCCAACATATTCGCGAGCTGAGACTTGCGCAACAACCGAAGCGATTAGCGAAAGCATTGCGTGATTATGGGACAGGACATATGCCAAACTTATGGCCACAATTAATAAGTTTGAAATTGCCTGTGCAACTCATCGTAGGGGAATGGGATGAAAAGTTTGTGCATATTGCTGAACGTATGTCTGACGTGCTTTCAGAGGCACAATTGACAGTCGTACCGCAAGTCGGTCATACGGTAAATGTGGAAGATGGCGTTAAATTTGATACAATACTATTAGAGTTTATAAAAGGTTAA
- a CDS encoding acyltransferase family protein has protein sequence MAQTKKRDAFFDNARAILIFLVVFGHLIQPYTDTHPTVYALYLVIYSFHMPTFLFISGYFAKNVGRAGYIEKVGKKLLGPYLIFFAFFSIYYFITGKNSSLDLDPFDPVFALWFLLTLFFFNVIIVIVRQFKPIYVLPIAILIAVLAGYSTDVNGYLSWSRTLVFFPIFYIGYIMDDRFSRYIRFRRFMPVSVMVFVSFFVFYTLHPIDSDWLLASSPYKNIEGIEFLFSPLKRLSLYVIILGTMCAFLNLVPRAHHVFTYIGSRTMYIYLLHGLFIGVIRGHQIYPFIEQPGLGLIYNFLLACFIVWIWSTNIVAKWTNPAVHLQRPSAFKPYDQ, from the coding sequence ATGGCACAAACTAAAAAGAGAGACGCATTTTTTGATAATGCACGTGCAATCTTAATATTTCTCGTTGTGTTCGGACACTTAATACAACCTTATACTGATACACATCCAACGGTGTATGCACTTTATTTAGTCATTTACAGCTTTCATATGCCAACGTTTTTATTTATATCTGGTTACTTCGCTAAAAATGTCGGACGTGCAGGTTATATCGAAAAAGTCGGCAAAAAATTGTTAGGCCCTTACTTAATCTTTTTCGCATTTTTCTCGATTTATTACTTTATTACCGGTAAAAATAGTTCACTAGACTTAGATCCATTTGACCCAGTATTTGCGCTTTGGTTTTTATTAACACTCTTTTTCTTCAATGTCATTATTGTCATTGTCCGTCAATTCAAACCGATTTATGTGCTTCCGATTGCGATCTTAATTGCAGTATTGGCGGGTTATTCCACTGATGTCAACGGGTATCTGAGTTGGTCACGTACACTCGTCTTTTTCCCTATTTTTTATATCGGTTACATTATGGATGACAGGTTTAGTCGTTATATCCGATTCAGACGTTTTATGCCAGTATCAGTGATGGTATTCGTGAGCTTTTTTGTTTTTTATACTTTACATCCTATCGATTCAGATTGGTTACTTGCGAGCTCACCGTATAAAAATATTGAAGGCATCGAATTTTTATTTAGCCCATTAAAAAGGTTAAGCTTATATGTCATTATTTTAGGTACGATGTGTGCCTTTCTTAATCTAGTCCCGAGAGCACACCATGTATTTACGTATATTGGCTCACGGACGATGTATATCTATTTGCTCCATGGTCTATTTATCGGCGTCATTCGTGGGCATCAAATTTATCCATTTATTGAACAACCTGGGTTAGGGTTAATCTATAACTTCTTGCTCGCTTGTTTTATCGTTTGGATATGGTCGACTAACATTGTGGCGAAATGGACGAATCCTGCCGTTCATTTACAACGCCCTTCTGCATTTAAACCTTATGATCAATAA
- the menB gene encoding 1,4-dihydroxy-2-naphthoyl-CoA synthase: MERQWETLKEYKEIKYEFFEGIAKVTINRPEVHNAFTPNTVQEMIDAFTRARDDERVGVIVLTGEGDKAFCSGGDQKVRGHGGYVGDDQIPRLNVLDLQRLIRIIPKPVIAMVKGYAIGGGNVLQVVCDLTIAADNAKFGQTGPKVGSFDAGYGSGYLARIVGHKKAREIWYLCRQYDAQQALDMGMANTVVPLADIEEETVQWCKEIMRHSPTALRFLKAAMNADTDGLAGLQQFAGDATLLYYTTDEAKEGRDAFKEKRDPDFDQFPKFP; the protein is encoded by the coding sequence ATGGAAAGACAATGGGAAACATTAAAAGAATATAAAGAAATCAAATATGAATTTTTTGAAGGGATTGCGAAAGTCACAATTAATCGTCCGGAAGTACATAATGCATTCACACCGAATACAGTACAAGAAATGATTGATGCATTTACACGTGCAAGAGATGACGAACGTGTAGGTGTCATTGTATTAACGGGTGAAGGCGACAAAGCGTTCTGTTCTGGTGGAGACCAAAAAGTACGTGGCCATGGCGGTTATGTCGGCGATGACCAAATTCCACGTTTAAATGTGTTAGACTTACAACGTTTAATTCGTATCATTCCAAAACCAGTTATCGCGATGGTAAAAGGGTATGCCATTGGTGGCGGTAACGTCCTTCAAGTCGTATGTGATTTAACAATTGCGGCTGATAATGCAAAATTTGGTCAAACAGGGCCTAAAGTAGGTTCATTTGATGCTGGTTACGGTTCAGGTTATTTAGCGCGCATTGTCGGCCATAAAAAAGCACGTGAAATTTGGTACTTATGTCGTCAATACGATGCACAACAAGCGTTGGATATGGGTATGGCGAACACAGTCGTACCACTTGCTGACATTGAAGAGGAAACAGTGCAATGGTGTAAAGAAATCATGCGTCATTCACCAACAGCGTTACGTTTCTTAAAAGCAGCGATGAACGCAGATACAGATGGTCTAGCTGGTTTACAACAATTCGCTGGTGATGCGACATTGTTATACTACACAACTGATGAAGCGAAAGAAGGCCGTGACGCGTTTAAAGAAAAACGTGATCCTGATTTTGATCAGTTTCCTAAATTCCCATAA
- a CDS encoding acyltransferase family protein, translating to MLHHNFTGMKRLQHPPRYLPGLDGLRAISVIAIIIYHLNAQWLAGGFLGVDTFFVISGYLITSLLLFEYENYQTIDLANFWIKRFKRLIPAMLFVTLVSVLYVVLFAPQILHSIKGDAIAALLYISNWWYIFQDVDYFDQFKPMPLKHLWSLAVEEQFYIFFPIVLTLFFKIFKRKRWIVLAFFIISIASAVLMFYMTTPDTNHARTYFGTDTRLQTLLLGVIFAFIWPAFRLKEHPPKFAANIIDSLGLIALLALLTLFYFVNEQQFILYSGGFYCISLLTLILIASLVLPNGRLAKVMSNPVFLYIGKRSYSLYLWHYVIVTFVHQYFVAGQYPYYVYIIDIALTFLMAEISYQFIETPFRRYGFKTFYSKDKIWITVIRTPIVLAIIVTAALVLNGQFDYLAKQEKKASSYQTNHKNNGKDNEKPAEDPTEKEQKVEKFDPKKQSPLFIGDSLTVGMGYYLDEHYQKPTIDAQVGRSMGAAIEVARNYTSFNQKGQPVVIQIGTNGDFDQAQLETLIKDFDKADVYLINTTVPRDYKDHVNQLLKKAADKHKHVTLVDWNKVGVGHTEYFAYDGIHLEHPGIQKLVSELDKEMKANQSKPKNKAEAK from the coding sequence ATGTTACATCATAATTTTACTGGAATGAAACGATTGCAACATCCACCACGGTATTTGCCGGGACTAGATGGGTTGCGTGCAATTTCAGTGATCGCGATCATTATTTATCACCTTAATGCACAGTGGCTAGCTGGAGGATTTTTAGGTGTAGATACATTTTTTGTGATCTCTGGTTATTTAATTACATCACTATTATTATTTGAATATGAAAACTATCAAACAATCGATTTAGCAAACTTTTGGATTAAACGTTTTAAAAGGTTAATTCCAGCGATGTTATTCGTGACTTTAGTATCAGTCTTGTACGTCGTTTTATTTGCTCCTCAAATCTTACATTCGATCAAAGGGGATGCGATTGCAGCGTTGTTATATATATCGAACTGGTGGTACATTTTCCAAGATGTAGACTATTTTGACCAGTTCAAACCGATGCCATTGAAACACTTATGGTCATTGGCTGTTGAGGAACAATTCTATATCTTTTTCCCAATTGTTTTAACGTTATTTTTTAAAATATTTAAAAGAAAAAGATGGATCGTACTCGCGTTTTTCATCATTTCTATTGCGTCGGCAGTATTAATGTTTTATATGACAACACCTGATACGAACCATGCACGTACATATTTTGGGACAGATACCCGTTTACAAACATTATTACTAGGTGTCATTTTTGCATTTATATGGCCAGCTTTTCGATTGAAAGAACATCCGCCTAAATTTGCGGCTAACATTATCGATAGTCTAGGCCTTATCGCATTACTCGCTTTACTTACATTATTCTATTTTGTAAACGAACAGCAATTCATCCTTTATAGCGGTGGATTTTACTGTATTTCATTACTCACATTGATACTTATTGCAAGCCTTGTACTTCCGAATGGGCGATTAGCTAAAGTGATGAGTAACCCTGTATTTTTGTATATCGGTAAAAGGTCATACAGTTTATATTTATGGCATTATGTCATCGTGACATTTGTACATCAATACTTTGTGGCAGGTCAATATCCCTATTATGTTTATATCATTGACATTGCGTTAACATTTTTGATGGCAGAAATTTCATATCAATTTATCGAGACACCATTCAGACGCTATGGTTTCAAAACATTCTATTCAAAAGATAAAATTTGGATAACGGTGATTCGTACACCAATCGTTTTGGCTATTATCGTTACAGCCGCATTAGTACTCAATGGTCAATTTGACTATCTCGCTAAACAAGAGAAAAAGGCGAGCAGTTATCAAACGAATCATAAAAATAATGGTAAAGACAATGAAAAGCCAGCAGAAGATCCAACTGAAAAGGAACAAAAAGTAGAAAAGTTTGATCCTAAAAAGCAATCACCGCTCTTTATTGGCGACTCCTTAACAGTAGGGATGGGCTATTATCTGGATGAGCATTATCAAAAGCCTACCATTGATGCACAAGTCGGTCGTTCAATGGGCGCAGCGATAGAGGTTGCGAGAAACTATACGTCATTTAATCAAAAAGGGCAACCGGTCGTCATTCAGATTGGTACGAATGGTGATTTTGACCAAGCCCAATTAGAAACACTTATCAAAGATTTTGATAAAGCCGATGTTTATTTAATCAATACGACAGTGCCGCGTGACTATAAAGATCACGTGAATCAATTGCTTAAAAAAGCAGCAGATAAACATAAGCATGTGACGCTAGTAGATTGGAATAAAGTTGGTGTCGGTCATACGGAATATTTTGCGTATGATGGCATACATTTAGAACATCCAGGTATTCAAAAGCTCGTGTCAGAGTTGGATAAAGAGATGAAGGCGAATCAGAGTAAGCCTAAAAATAAAGCAGAAGCGAAATAA
- a CDS encoding aminotransferase class I/II-fold pyridoxal phosphate-dependent enzyme has translation MKLELNTYAQFLKAPSIRQFSSKINDMDDVINLTIGQPDFHMPDVVKQAYQDAIANDYTTYSHNKGRRDTREAVAHYYQSHFNVHYDPEEIIITNGASEALDTALRCIINPGDEILLPGPVYAGYIPLIQTLGGVPVFIDTRETGFKVTPEAIQQHITPRSRAILLNYPSNPTGAILTAEEVAAIVDVLKAHPLFVISDEIYAENTFGHTHTSFAQFDDIRDQLLLINGLSKSHSATGIRIGFLSGPQYLIDKLTFMHAYNCICANVPAQVATIVALREAVDAPQEMNQAYVERRDYLINALQSMGFRLDGVPQGAFYIFPNIEAFAEDDFTFCVDVLENVGVAMVPGSAFTDFGKGYVRISYAYDMAQLQEGMARLRQYLELRYN, from the coding sequence ATGAAATTAGAACTCAATACATACGCACAATTTTTAAAAGCACCAAGTATCCGCCAGTTTTCAAGTAAAATCAATGACATGGACGATGTAATCAATCTAACAATTGGACAACCCGATTTTCACATGCCTGATGTCGTTAAACAAGCGTATCAAGATGCGATTGCGAATGATTATACAACTTATTCTCACAACAAAGGCCGTCGTGACACACGTGAAGCTGTCGCACATTATTATCAATCCCACTTCAACGTGCATTATGATCCAGAAGAAATCATTATTACAAATGGGGCGTCTGAAGCGTTAGACACGGCGCTCCGTTGTATTATTAATCCAGGAGACGAAATTTTATTACCTGGACCTGTTTATGCGGGCTATATTCCGTTAATTCAAACGTTAGGTGGCGTACCTGTATTTATCGATACACGGGAGACAGGTTTTAAAGTGACACCTGAAGCAATTCAACAGCATATCACACCACGTTCACGTGCGATATTACTCAACTACCCTTCCAATCCAACTGGAGCAATATTGACGGCTGAAGAAGTGGCAGCTATTGTCGACGTATTAAAGGCACACCCTTTATTTGTGATAAGCGATGAAATTTATGCCGAGAACACTTTTGGTCACACGCACACATCTTTCGCGCAATTTGATGACATACGTGATCAATTATTGTTAATCAATGGGTTAAGTAAATCTCATTCAGCTACAGGGATACGTATTGGTTTTCTATCAGGTCCACAATACTTAATCGACAAGTTGACATTTATGCACGCGTACAACTGTATTTGTGCCAACGTACCCGCACAAGTGGCAACCATAGTTGCATTACGTGAAGCCGTCGATGCACCTCAAGAGATGAACCAAGCCTATGTCGAACGTCGAGATTATCTCATCAACGCATTACAATCGATGGGCTTTCGCTTAGACGGCGTGCCACAGGGGGCATTTTATATTTTTCCAAACATCGAAGCCTTTGCCGAAGATGACTTTACCTTCTGTGTCGATGTATTAGAAAATGTAGGCGTTGCGATGGTACCAGGTTCCGCATTTACTGATTTTGGTAAAGGCTACGTCCGCATCTCCTACGCTTATGATATGGCACAATTACAAGAAGGTATGGCACGGTTACGACAATATTTGGAATTACGCTATAATTAA